The Couchioplanes caeruleus sequence GAAAGGCAGATCCACGCCCTGGGCCGTTCCTCACCGCCGGCCGATGTGCCGCCCGCCTCGCCTCCCGCAAGATCTCTCCCGTCAGATCCCCTAACCCGGAGGCACCCCATGTACCCGCCATCCCCGGCCGCCGCGCCGTTCACCTCCGCCGACGGCGCACCCGACGGCCACCTCACCGCCGTCGCGGCCGTGGACCTGGTCAAGGTGTACGGCACCGGCGACACCGCGGTCCGCGCCCTCGACGGCGTCACCGTCGGATTCGCCCGCGCCCAGTTCACCGCCATCATGGGCCCCTCCGGCTCCGGCAAGTCGACCCTCATGCACTGCCTCGCCGGCCTCGACACCGCCACCTCCGGCCGCGCGCTGCTCGGCGGCACCGACCTCACCGTGCTCTCCGACAAGGTGCTGACGAAGGTCCGCCGCGAACGCATCGGCTTCGTCTTCCAGTCCTTCAACCTGCTTCCGCAGCTCACCGCCGAGCAGAACATCACCCTGCCCCTGGATCTGGCCGGACGCACCGCCGAGCG is a genomic window containing:
- a CDS encoding ABC transporter ATP-binding protein, whose amino-acid sequence is MYPPSPAAAPFTSADGAPDGHLTAVAAVDLVKVYGTGDTAVRALDGVTVGFARAQFTAIMGPSGSGKSTLMHCLAGLDTATSGRALLGGTDLTVLSDKVLTKVRRERIGFVFQSFNLLPQLTAEQNITLPLDLAGRTAERGLLARLTEVLGITERLKHRPSELSGGQQQRVALARALVSRPEVVFADEPTGNLDSRSGAEVLSFLRNSVRELGQTVVMVTHDPAAAAYADRVVLLADGRIAGEIDRPDRASVAEALQHLGNQR